In Musa acuminata AAA Group cultivar baxijiao chromosome BXJ2-3, Cavendish_Baxijiao_AAA, whole genome shotgun sequence, the following proteins share a genomic window:
- the LOC135607526 gene encoding uncharacterized protein LOC135607526, which yields MCVDYTSLNDACPKDCYPLPKIDQLVDAMTGHARLSFMDAYSGYNQIKMVPGDREHTAFLTNQGVYFYKVMPFELKNAGATYQRTSPRTVKDLQRLNGRLVALSRFLARSGDRFLPFFKALKSPKSFQWTSECEEAFKQIKQHMASLPRLASVSPGEKLGLYLAASQHAVSSVLVKESSGQQLPIYYAHPVKVITDQPLRQVLTKFDVAGWLLKWAVELSEHDISYSPRTAIKAQVVADFIAELTQLEDVDLEQAPEAWTLHVDGSANPKGAGAGLVLLAPDGRSFERSLRFGFKATNNEAEYEALLAGLELALEMQVAAIRVLTDSQLVAEQLNGGYEARDATMAKYLARLASKSISEAWPGVEELPACAVEIAATAPSGAPTTWVQELLRFKQDGTLPLDEVAARRLQRTHAWYTVECGRLYKRSFTYPLLWCLEPDEAQTVLTETHEVVCGEHIGGRTLAHKILRQGYYWPTMCLDAKAYVRRCSSCQQHARAPRQPAVPLSPIDCAWPFAQWGLDLLGPFPPASGQRKYIIVGVDYFTKWVEAEPLAIITDNGPQFAGRRFREFCADHGIQLRFSSVAHPQTNGLAEVTNRSILDGLKRRVSAARSIWTEELPSVLWSLRTTPKTATGESPYSLTFGTEAVLPPEVATTTLRTRSYDEKASDEGLRAALYLLEEWRASALVRALSYKRAVAKIYNRRVRPRHIRLGDLVLRRTKVSDPTRARGKLAPNWEGPYRVAEVIRIGTFRLTTMMGHPLPRTWNAQNLKKYFP from the exons atgtgtgttgactacaccagtctcaacgacgcgtgccccaaagactgctaccccctcccgaagatcgaccagctggtcgacgcaatGACCGGTCACGCGCGACTCTCTTTTATGGACGCCTACTCAGGGTATAACCAGATCAAGATGGTGCCCGGAGACAGAGAGCACACGGCCTTCCTTACCAATCAAGGCGTGTActtctacaaagtcatgccgttcgAGCTGAAAAATGCTGGGGCCACATACCAGAGAacg TCTCCCCGGACGgttaaagacctgcagcgacttAACGGAAGACTTGTCGCTttgtctcgcttcctcgcccgatcgggcgatcgcttcctcccattcttcaaggcgctcaaaagCCCGAAGAGCTTCCAGTGGACATCAGAATGCGAGGAAGCTTTCAAACAGATAAAACAGCACATGGCCAGCCTCCCCCGGCTCGCCTCCGTCTCTCCGGGTGAGAAGCTGGGCCTCTACCTGGCGGCCTCCCAACATGCAGTCAGCTCCGTCCTGGTCAAAGAAAGCTCCGGCCAACAACTCCcaatctactac GCACACCCGGTgaaggtcatcaccgaccaaccccttcggcaggtcttaacaaaatttgATGTGGCAGGatggctcctcaaatgggcggtggagctcagcGAACATGACATAAGCTACtcgcccaggaccgccatcaaggcccaggtGGTAGCCGACTTCATTGCGGAGCTAACGCAGCTGGAGGACGTAGATCTCGAGCAGGCTCCTGaagcttggaccctacacgtcgACGGCTCGGCCAACCCAAAGGGCGCCGGCGCAGGGCTAGTCCTCCTCGCCCCCGATGGACGCTCGTTCGAGCGATCCCTTCGCTTCGGAttcaaagccaccaacaacgaggcggagtacgaggcgctcctagcaggGCTGgagctggccctcgagatgcaggtggccgcaatacgcgtcctcaccgactcgcaacttgtggccgagcagctcaACGGTGGATACGAAGCTCGGGACGCGACCATGGCAAAATATCTGGCACGG CTGGCGTCGAAATCGATCTCCGAAGCATGGCCAGGGGTCGAGGAGCTCCCCGCCTGCGCCGTCGAAATAGCAGCTACAGCCCCAAGCGGCGCGCCGACCACGTGGGTACAAGAGTTGCTGCGCTTCAAGCAAGATGGAACCCTCCCCCTCGACGAAGTCGCGGCTCGGCGCCTACAACGTACGCACGCATGGTACACCGTGGAGTGTGGCCGCCTCtacaaacggtccttcacctATCCCCTCCTGTGGTGTTTAgagcctgacgaagcccagaCGGTTCTAACTGAAACCCACGAGGTGGTATGCGGTGAGCATATCGGCGGGCGAACattggcgcacaagatactccgtcaaggctactactggccgaccatgtgcttGGACGCCAAAGCCTACGTTCGACGGTGCAGTTCGTGCCAGCAGCACGCCCGCGCACCCAGACAGCCCGCGGTTCCGCTCAGTCCCATCGACTGCgcgtggccattcgcgcagtggggtttggacctgctCGGACCCTTCCCACCAGCCTCTggacagcggaagtacataattGTGGGGGTGGACTatttcacgaagtgggtcgaggccgaaccactg gcCATCATCACAGACAATGGACCTCAGTTTGCCGGCAGAAGATTCCGAGAGTTCTGTGCCGATCATGGCATCCAGCTGAGGTTCAGTTCGGTGGCCCATCCTCAGACCAACGGGCTAGCGGAGGTGACCAACCGGTCCATCCTGGAtggactcaaaagaagagtgtccgcagcccgatcgaTCTGGACAGAAGAGCTCCCCAGCGTGCTatggtcgctgcgcaccactccCAAAACTGCAACCGGAGAATCCCCATACAGCCTCACGTTCGGAACTGAGGCTGTCCTGCCACCTGAGGTAGCCACCACCACCCTCCGGACACGAAGCTACGACGAAAAGGCTTCGGATGAAGGACTTCGAGCAGCCCTCTATCTGCTGGAAGAATGGCGCGCCAGCGCACTTGTAAGAGCCCTCTCGTACAAAAGGGCGGTCGCAAAGATTTACAACCGAAGGGTGCGACCCCGGCACATCAGGCTAGGCGACCTGGTCCTGCGAAGGACCAAAGTCAGCGACCCGACCAGGGCAAGAGGCAAGTTAGCTCCAAACTGGGAAGGCCCATACCGGGTGGCCGAAGTCATCAGAATCG